In Desulfonatronum sp. SC1, a genomic segment contains:
- a CDS encoding GLUG motif-containing protein, with the protein MKIKHFLAFYFMASILICSGSTFAQVVYSGGDGTSENPWKISTPGQLNAVRNHLDSHFILINDIDLGLAPYNQGEGWEPIGTDFSSPFTGTFDGDGYVINGLFINRDSDYQGLFGYTDGATIKNLGVTDVNITGARFIGGLVGQDVGSSIENCFTTGTVTGRGYVGGLMGSNGGSISNCSSTAAVLAGELPDGNHGGLVGYNGGSGTIMNSYTAGDVTGNYHLGGLAGFNDGMISYSYASGKVTGNNGVGGLVGYYEGVMLSNCYATGEVTGDDKVGGLVGSNWTEIINSYSTGPVSGASNVGGLIGENRFSGTMPNSFFDSQTTGQSDVGKGTPKTTTEMIQQATFVDWDFHTVWGIDSGKNYGYPYLLWQEFESGDLQVDITPANAWWRRVGETNWRQSGPDGMEYGLEAGSYALEFSIVAGWNAKGNENRVVHKGELNQYPIQYTRNTTNYLVSVNTAGPNGTVIGGNTFVHNTWVTVRAIPKRGFAFSHWTENGQVIYGAGATYKFYATGIRNLVAHFREVITLPGVMLLLLDE; encoded by the coding sequence ATGAAAATTAAACACTTCCTGGCATTCTATTTCATGGCTTCCATTCTAATATGTAGCGGTTCGACATTTGCCCAGGTTGTTTATTCAGGTGGTGATGGGACTTCTGAAAACCCATGGAAAATCTCCACGCCGGGGCAACTCAACGCCGTACGTAACCACCTCGACTCGCATTTCATCCTGATCAACGACATTGATCTGGGCCTTGCTCCGTACAATCAGGGCGAAGGATGGGAGCCGATTGGTACGGACTTCTCCAGCCCATTTACTGGCACCTTTGACGGAGACGGGTACGTGATCAACGGCCTGTTCATCAACCGAGATTCTGATTATCAGGGTTTGTTCGGATATACGGATGGTGCCACGATCAAGAACCTGGGCGTAACCGATGTGAATATAACCGGAGCACGTTTTATCGGCGGACTAGTTGGACAGGATGTTGGCAGTAGTATTGAAAACTGCTTCACCACCGGCACGGTGACCGGTAGAGGATATGTCGGAGGACTGATGGGAAGCAATGGTGGTTCTATCAGCAACTGCTCTTCAACCGCCGCGGTATTAGCCGGTGAATTGCCTGATGGTAATCATGGCGGGCTGGTGGGGTATAACGGTGGCAGTGGCACGATCATGAACAGCTACACCGCCGGTGATGTAACCGGCAATTATCACCTCGGAGGTCTGGCCGGATTCAACGATGGCATGATCAGCTACTCCTACGCCTCCGGAAAAGTAACTGGAAATAACGGCGTCGGAGGACTGGTCGGGTATTACGAAGGCGTAATGCTTAGCAACTGCTATGCCACCGGAGAGGTAACCGGCGATGACAAAGTCGGAGGGCTGGTCGGAAGCAATTGGACGGAAATCATCAACAGCTACTCCACCGGCCCTGTGAGTGGCGCCAGCAATGTCGGGGGATTGATCGGAGAAAACAGATTTTCCGGCACGATGCCCAACAGCTTTTTCGACTCGCAAACCACGGGGCAAAGCGACGTTGGCAAAGGTACTCCAAAGACTACCACAGAAATGATACAACAAGCCACCTTCGTTGATTGGGACTTCCACACCGTTTGGGGCATCGATTCTGGAAAGAATTACGGCTATCCGTACCTCTTGTGGCAGGAGTTTGAATCCGGGGACCTGCAAGTTGACATCACGCCTGCCAATGCCTGGTGGCGCAGAGTCGGGGAGACCAATTGGCGGCAAAGCGGGCCGGACGGTATGGAATATGGACTTGAGGCAGGCAGTTATGCTTTGGAGTTCAGCATTGTCGCCGGATGGAATGCCAAGGGCAATGAAAATAGAGTGGTCCATAAGGGGGAACTGAACCAGTATCCGATCCAATATACCCGGAACACCACTAATTACCTGGTATCCGTTAATACCGCCGGTCCCAACGGGACGGTTATCGGCGGGAATACGTTCGTCCACAACACATGGGTAACAGTGAGAGCAATACCTAAACGAGGCTTCGCCTTCAGCCACTGGACCGAAAACGGCCAGGTCATTTATGGAGCCGGGGCAACATACAAGTTTTATGCAACCGGAATCCGCAACCTGGTAGCCCACTTCCGAGAAGTTATCACCCTGCCCGGAGTGATGCTGTTGCTCTTGGATGAATGA